The Pocillopora verrucosa isolate sample1 chromosome 14, ASM3666991v2, whole genome shotgun sequence genome has a segment encoding these proteins:
- the LOC131771147 gene encoding aminoacylase-1 isoform X2 has translation MNAESGKVVAVVITWKGKEPDLPSIMLNSHIDVVPVFPEHWTYDPFSAHKTENGDIFARGSQDMKCVGIQYIEAIRQLQSQQFTPRRTIHVTFVPDEEIGGVDGMKKFVEMDDFKSLNVGFALDEGLANPTDAFTVFYGERSVWWLKVICKGPPGHGSRFVEDTVGEKMCKIVQSFMSFREEQKKRLNSNPDLKLGDVTTVNWTITEGGVQANVIPAEMSAVFDIRITPTMDFVELENKIKLWCNEAGEDVSYEFLQKANNYNLTPTTEDDPWWKAFSTTCKKMNMKIEKEIFPAGTDSRFLRKLGLPAIGFSPMNNTPILLHDHDEFLNEKVFLHGIEIYCELLTALANVQPF, from the exons ATG AATGCTGAGTCAGGTAAAGTTGTGGCAGTTGTCATTACTTGGAAAGGAAAAGAGCCTGATTTACCATCCATCATGTTAAACAGTCACATAGATGTTGTTCCAGTGTTTCCA GAACACTGGACATACGATCCCTTCTCTGCCCACAAGACTGAAAATGGTGATATTTTTGCCCGTGGAAGTCAG GATATGAAATGTGTTGGCATCCA GTACATTGAAGCAATAAGACAGCTCCAATCACAGCAGTTTACCCCACGTAGAACAATTCATGTCACATTTGTTCCAG ATGAGGAGATTGGTGGAGTAgatggaatgaaaaaatttgtGGAAATGGATGATTTTAAATCTCTCAATGTTGGTTTTGCTTTGGATGAAG GGCTTGCAAACCCAACAGATGCATTCACAGTATTTTATGGGGAAAGATCTGTTTGGT GGTTGAAAGTTATTTGCAAAGGTCCTCCTGGTCATGGTTCCAGATTTGTGGAGGACACCGTTGGAGAGAAGATG TGCAAGATTGTACAGTCCTTTATGTCTTTCAGAGAAGAACAGAAGAAAAG ATTGAACTCCAATCCTGATCTGAAGCTTGGTGATGTAACTACAGTGAACTGGACAATCACTGAG GGTGGAGTGCAAGCTAACGTCATTCCAGCAGAAATGTCTGCAG TGTTTGACATCAGAATCACCCCAACAATGGACTTTGTG GAACTTGAGAACAAAATAAAGCTGTGGTGTAATGAAGCAGGAGAAGATGTATCATATGAATTTTTACAG aaagcAAATAACTACAATTTGACACCGACTACTGAAGATGACCCTTGGTGGAAAGCCTTCAGTACCACTTGCAAGAAAAT gaacatgaaaatagagaaagagaTTTTCCCTGCTGGAACTGATAGCCGTTTTTTACGCAAG CTGGGTCTTCCCGCAATCGGTTTCTCGCCAATGAACAACACACCGATTCTTCTCCATGACCATGATGAATTCCTCAACGAGAAAGTTTTTCTGCACGGAATAGAAATCTATTGCGAGTTGTTAACAGCTCTGGCAAATGTGCAACCATTTTGA
- the LOC131771147 gene encoding aminoacylase-1 isoform X1, with amino-acid sequence MAAKRAKVEEDEDPSVTVFREYLRIKTVQPNPDYDGAVLFLERIAKELDLAFKCVKNAESGKVVAVVITWKGKEPDLPSIMLNSHIDVVPVFPEHWTYDPFSAHKTENGDIFARGSQDMKCVGIQYIEAIRQLQSQQFTPRRTIHVTFVPDEEIGGVDGMKKFVEMDDFKSLNVGFALDEGLANPTDAFTVFYGERSVWWLKVICKGPPGHGSRFVEDTVGEKMCKIVQSFMSFREEQKKRLNSNPDLKLGDVTTVNWTITEGGVQANVIPAEMSAVFDIRITPTMDFVELENKIKLWCNEAGEDVSYEFLQKANNYNLTPTTEDDPWWKAFSTTCKKMNMKIEKEIFPAGTDSRFLRKLGLPAIGFSPMNNTPILLHDHDEFLNEKVFLHGIEIYCELLTALANVQPF; translated from the exons ATGGCGGCTAAACGCGCTAAAGTTGAAGAAGATGAAGACCCTTCAGTTACAGTTTTTAGGGAGTATTTGAGGATAAAAACTGTTCAACCGAACCCGGACTATG ATGGCGCCGTTCTTTTTCTTGAGAGGATTGCTAAGGAACTCGATCTCGCATTTAAATGTGTAAAG AATGCTGAGTCAGGTAAAGTTGTGGCAGTTGTCATTACTTGGAAAGGAAAAGAGCCTGATTTACCATCCATCATGTTAAACAGTCACATAGATGTTGTTCCAGTGTTTCCA GAACACTGGACATACGATCCCTTCTCTGCCCACAAGACTGAAAATGGTGATATTTTTGCCCGTGGAAGTCAG GATATGAAATGTGTTGGCATCCA GTACATTGAAGCAATAAGACAGCTCCAATCACAGCAGTTTACCCCACGTAGAACAATTCATGTCACATTTGTTCCAG ATGAGGAGATTGGTGGAGTAgatggaatgaaaaaatttgtGGAAATGGATGATTTTAAATCTCTCAATGTTGGTTTTGCTTTGGATGAAG GGCTTGCAAACCCAACAGATGCATTCACAGTATTTTATGGGGAAAGATCTGTTTGGT GGTTGAAAGTTATTTGCAAAGGTCCTCCTGGTCATGGTTCCAGATTTGTGGAGGACACCGTTGGAGAGAAGATG TGCAAGATTGTACAGTCCTTTATGTCTTTCAGAGAAGAACAGAAGAAAAG ATTGAACTCCAATCCTGATCTGAAGCTTGGTGATGTAACTACAGTGAACTGGACAATCACTGAG GGTGGAGTGCAAGCTAACGTCATTCCAGCAGAAATGTCTGCAG TGTTTGACATCAGAATCACCCCAACAATGGACTTTGTG GAACTTGAGAACAAAATAAAGCTGTGGTGTAATGAAGCAGGAGAAGATGTATCATATGAATTTTTACAG aaagcAAATAACTACAATTTGACACCGACTACTGAAGATGACCCTTGGTGGAAAGCCTTCAGTACCACTTGCAAGAAAAT gaacatgaaaatagagaaagagaTTTTCCCTGCTGGAACTGATAGCCGTTTTTTACGCAAG CTGGGTCTTCCCGCAATCGGTTTCTCGCCAATGAACAACACACCGATTCTTCTCCATGACCATGATGAATTCCTCAACGAGAAAGTTTTTCTGCACGGAATAGAAATCTATTGCGAGTTGTTAACAGCTCTGGCAAATGTGCAACCATTTTGA
- the LOC131771152 gene encoding histone deacetylase 6, protein MNESAVMAKRTGIVFDERMKKHFNEWDATHPEVPDRIQRPYDKHKEYGLLERCQEIPSRLATDEELLSQHSKEHVNKMISSQTMTKEELYNMGACDYDSVYMSEHACESARVACGCTLSAVEAVATNKVQNAVAIVRPPGHHADTEFAMGYCFFNNVAVAAKIAQQRWNVQRVLIVDWDIHHGNGTQHLFESDPSVLYFSIHRYDHAQFFPFSTSANFDVVGDGPGKGYTVNVPWNEKHMGDADYLAVFHHILLPIAYEFDPDLVLVSAGFDSAQGDPKGLCDITPEGYHHLTRMLMNLATGRVVVVLEGGYNLTSVEESMCACTSSLLGDPCPQLDGPMTPRDSCLETIVNVVGEQSKYWKSLKLATLLSGNIQDTEDKSKEEKKIEYPRFPSDFTAYC, encoded by the exons ATGAATGAGTCAGCTGTTATGGCTAAAAG AACTGGAATTGTGTTTGATGAAAGGATGAAAAAGCATTTTAATGAATGGGATGC aacTCATCCTGAGGTTCCTGATAGAATACAGCGGCCATATGACAAACACAAGGAATATGGTCTCCTGGAAAGGTGTCAGGAAATCCCA TCTCGACTTGCTACAGATGAAGAGCTGCTTAGTCAACACAG TAAAGAACATGTAAACAAGATGATATCATCGCAGACCATGACAAAAGAGGAACTGTACAACATGGGGGCTTGTGATTATGACTCTGTCTACATGAGTGAG CATGCTTGTGAAAGTGCTCGTGTTGCATGTGGTTGCACTCTATCTGCAGTGGAAGCTGTTGCAACAAACAAG GTTCAAAATGCAGTGGCTATTGTAAG gcCACCAGGGCATCATGCTGACACTGAGTTTGCCATGGGTTACTGCTTTTTCAACAATGTGGCTGTTGCTGCAAAAATAGCTCAACAAAGATGGAATGTGCAGAG GGTTCTAATTGTGGATTGGGACATTCACCATGGCAATGGCACTCAACACCTCTTTGAATCTGATCCCAG TGTTTTGTACTTTTCCATTCATCGATACGATCATGCccagttttttcctttctctactTCTGCTAATTTTGATGTTGTCGGCGATGGACCTGGCAAAGGGTATACTGTGAATGTACCTTGGAATGAG AAGCATATGGGTGATGCTGATTATTTGGCCGTTTTTCATCACATTTTACTTCCTATTGCTTATGAG tttgaTCCTGATCTTGTTTTGGTGTCGGCTGGTTTTGACTCAGCTCAAGGAGATCCAAAG GGACTTTGTGATATAACACCAGAAGGTTACCATCACCTTACAAGAATGCTGATGAATTTAGCCACTGGAAGAGTAGTTGTTGTTCTTGAG GGAGGTTATAATCTTACCTCAGTGGAGGAATCTATGTGTGCTTGTACTTCTTCTCTTCTTGGAGATCCATGCCCACAACTTGATGGCCCCATGACACCTCGTGACAG TTGTTTAGAGACCATAGTAAATGTTGTTGGTGAACAGAGCAAGTATTGGAAGTCGCTGAAGCTTGCAA CCTTGTTAAGTGGAAATATCCAAGACACTGAGGACAAatccaaagaagaaaagaaaatcga ATATCCAAGATTCCCAAGTGACTTCACAG cttACTGTTGA
- the LOC136278027 gene encoding uncharacterized protein, translating into MCGKAMESVPHVLSGCSALAQSKYKTRHNAALKVLFFDLLCDMGLIESVPSWCSPETPKPEYKNDRGSAFWDVPVYAEKTEVRANRIDARVVDKQKKKVLLLEMSCLWMANRKQKKEEKTSKYAPLRWEIHQQYPHYKIAQYNIIINVLGGVSRKTLDSIKELVVRADKILPDMQKAVISSTLNIAQSFKVLTAQDL; encoded by the coding sequence ATGTGCGGAAAAGCTATGGAGAGCGTCCCTCATGTTTTGAGTGGATGTAGCGCACTAGCGCAGAGCAAGTACAAGACCAGGCACAACGCAGCCCTCAAAGTTCTATTCTTCGATCTACTCTGTGATATGGGATTAATAGAAAGTGTGCCATCTTGGTGCTCACCTGAAACACCAAAGCCAGAGTACAAGAATGACCGAGGCAGCGCCTTCTGGGATGTGCCAGTGTATGCAGAGAAGACGGAAGTAAGAGCAAATCGGATTGATGCAAGAGTTGTGGATAAGCAGAAGAAGAAGGTGCTACTATTAGAGATGAGTTGCCTGTGGATGGCAAACaggaaacagaaaaaagaagagaaaacctCAAAGTACGCACCGCTCAGATGGGAGATCCATCAGCAGTACCCACACTATAAGATTGCACAGTACAACATCATCATCAATGTGCTCGGGGGCGTATCAAGAAAGACACTAGATAGTATTAAAGAACTTGTTGTCAGGGCAGATAAGATCTTACCGGATATGCAAAAGGCAGTCATCTCAAGTACCCTTAACATTGCACAGAGTTTCAAAGTTCTCACTGCACAGGACCTATGA
- the LOC136278000 gene encoding uncharacterized protein isoform X1, translated as MVYNMFWLSCLLFTVTVRGEIVLNPDGSITLPTENITISGDQSDLILTINITLPNDTVSVENVMVFAFSDDDNGGRLISRPVNTSGTTQASPESEMVSRFKLETANVTLASQLTKNSTTNRFKVRAMFKIALSCSTLYRQSYVIRKIVFVVTSCGKDDRQNEQQYLILYSKSVVPSPISTIVAGASSSIQNTGRPLATETGFLVRPTSTSVYITFPSASLTTSVVPTSVPTKVAQKTDGPPATGTSNTNVAIIAVPTVFVAVITSAVIASFMYYHKRKSSKIYDIQTAERPVSTNSEENYVESSV; from the exons ATGGTTTACAACATGTTTTGGTTATCATGTTTGCTATTCACAGTTACTGTGAGAG GGGAGATTGTCCTGAATCCAGACGGCAGTATTACTTTGCCAACTGAAAATATCACTATATCTGGAGACCAAAGCGACTTAATCTTGACAATTAATATCACCCTCCCAAATGACACCGTTTCGGTTGAAAATGTCATGGTGTTCGCCTTCTCTGATGATGATAATGGGGGTCGCCTCATTTCTCGTCCTGTGAATACTTCTGGCACCACCCAAGCTTCTCCAGAATCGGAGATGGTGAGCAGATTCAAGCTAGAGACGGCCAATGTTACTCTGGCCTCTCAACTTACCAAAAACTCTACCACAAATCGGTTTAAAGTTCGAGCAATGTTTAAAATTGCTCTGTCTTGTTCGACGCTTTACCGGCAGTCATATGTGATAAGAAAGATCGTTTTCGTCGTCACTTCTTGCGGTAAAGATGATCGCCAAAATGAGCAACAGTACTTGATTTTGTACTCGAAGTCAG tggTTCCATCCCCAATAAGCACTATAGTAGCTGGTGCCTCTTCAAGCATTCAAAACACTGGTAGGCCACTAGCTACAG AAACAGGATTTTTAGTGAGGCCTACATCTACAAGTGTTTACATTACTTTTCCATCTGCTAGCTTAACAACCTCAG tggTTCCAACCTCAGTACCCActaaagttgctcaaaagacTGATGGGCCACCAGCCACAG GAACAAGTAACACAAATGTGGCCATCATCGCTGTTCCCACTGTGTTTGTAGCAGTCATAACCTCAGCAGTCATAGCCTCATTTATGTATTACCACAAAAGAAAGAGCAGTAAAATTTATGACATTCAGACAGCTGAGCGACCAGTATCTACAAATAGTGAAGAAAATTATGTGGAATCCTCTGTTTAG
- the LOC136278000 gene encoding uncharacterized protein isoform X2 — MVFAFSDDDNGGRLISRPVNTSGTTQASPESEMVSRFKLETANVTLASQLTKNSTTNRFKVRAMFKIALSCSTLYRQSYVIRKIVFVVTSCGKDDRQNEQQYLILYSKSVVPSPISTIVAGASSSIQNTGRPLATETGFLVRPTSTSVYITFPSASLTTSVVPTSVPTKVAQKTDGPPATGTSNTNVAIIAVPTVFVAVITSAVIASFMYYHKRKSSKIYDIQTAERPVSTNSEENYVESSV, encoded by the exons ATGGTGTTCGCCTTCTCTGATGATGATAATGGGGGTCGCCTCATTTCTCGTCCTGTGAATACTTCTGGCACCACCCAAGCTTCTCCAGAATCGGAGATGGTGAGCAGATTCAAGCTAGAGACGGCCAATGTTACTCTGGCCTCTCAACTTACCAAAAACTCTACCACAAATCGGTTTAAAGTTCGAGCAATGTTTAAAATTGCTCTGTCTTGTTCGACGCTTTACCGGCAGTCATATGTGATAAGAAAGATCGTTTTCGTCGTCACTTCTTGCGGTAAAGATGATCGCCAAAATGAGCAACAGTACTTGATTTTGTACTCGAAGTCAG tggTTCCATCCCCAATAAGCACTATAGTAGCTGGTGCCTCTTCAAGCATTCAAAACACTGGTAGGCCACTAGCTACAG AAACAGGATTTTTAGTGAGGCCTACATCTACAAGTGTTTACATTACTTTTCCATCTGCTAGCTTAACAACCTCAG tggTTCCAACCTCAGTACCCActaaagttgctcaaaagacTGATGGGCCACCAGCCACAG GAACAAGTAACACAAATGTGGCCATCATCGCTGTTCCCACTGTGTTTGTAGCAGTCATAACCTCAGCAGTCATAGCCTCATTTATGTATTACCACAAAAGAAAGAGCAGTAAAATTTATGACATTCAGACAGCTGAGCGACCAGTATCTACAAATAGTGAAGAAAATTATGTGGAATCCTCTGTTTAG